One Anaerotignum faecicola genomic region harbors:
- a CDS encoding ATP synthase F0 subunit B, with protein sequence MERLLGFDPQLLFDAFVTGINVFILFFALSYLLFNTVRDVLERRRQKIAGELKSAADDKEAAKAMKEEYQTRLTSVNKEAEQILEDARKRAKQREAEILTEAREEANRIIERGNRE encoded by the coding sequence TTGGAACGATTATTGGGATTTGACCCACAGCTGCTTTTCGATGCGTTTGTGACGGGCATTAACGTCTTTATCCTGTTTTTCGCATTATCCTATCTGCTGTTCAATACCGTGCGTGATGTTCTGGAGAGAAGAAGACAGAAGATTGCCGGGGAACTGAAGTCCGCTGCCGATGACAAAGAAGCTGCGAAGGCCATGAAGGAAGAGTACCAGACACGGCTTACCAGCGTCAATAAAGAAGCGGAACAGATATTAGAGGATGCGAGAAAGAGAGCAAAGCAGCGCGAAGCGGAAATACTTACAGAAGCCAGGGAAGAAGCGAACCGCATTATTGAGAGGGGTAACCGCGAA